The Sphingorhabdus sp. Alg231-15 genome has a segment encoding these proteins:
- a CDS encoding radical SAM protein, translating to MCNFRCSHCYSQSGPLQESFLPANTILQFTSKLKALGYTRISISGGEPSVYPEIERLCKGLKDQSYGISVISNGWQTRRLLALVKLGLIDEISVSFDGLPVQHDKIRGRLGSFKRAILAVSEYLDVKTIVGAVVSVSGNNLQHIPNLVDVLAATDLDRIQLHPLALTGRAASGQSGLRDLDGHQLLALLINVRIFQELYPNVSFHCDAVASEQLAHLSLPKKGDLISPLVITETGNLLPISYDLDSRFSLGNICQHSNQFSFSRWHIERIETARGRCQKAPASTYYAELTSAFNELGNEEIGVIA from the coding sequence ATGTGTAATTTCCGTTGTAGTCATTGTTACTCCCAGTCAGGGCCCCTTCAAGAATCCTTTTTACCTGCAAATACAATTTTGCAATTCACAAGCAAGTTGAAGGCACTGGGTTATACTAGGATTAGTATATCGGGTGGTGAACCCTCTGTATATCCGGAAATCGAAAGGCTGTGCAAAGGGTTGAAGGACCAATCCTATGGGATTTCTGTGATCTCTAATGGTTGGCAGACACGCCGACTTTTGGCTTTAGTCAAACTCGGGCTGATTGATGAAATATCAGTTAGTTTTGATGGGCTTCCCGTCCAGCATGATAAAATAAGGGGACGACTAGGTTCATTTAAACGAGCTATTCTGGCGGTGTCTGAATATTTGGATGTTAAGACAATAGTCGGCGCCGTTGTATCCGTCAGCGGCAACAATCTTCAGCATATTCCCAATCTTGTTGATGTTCTTGCAGCGACTGATCTTGATAGAATTCAGCTACATCCTTTAGCATTGACTGGACGGGCCGCATCGGGCCAGTCTGGCCTACGAGATCTCGATGGGCATCAGTTGCTTGCGCTCTTAATCAACGTTCGCATCTTCCAGGAATTGTATCCTAACGTAAGTTTTCATTGTGACGCCGTTGCGTCGGAGCAATTGGCTCATTTATCACTCCCAAAAAAGGGCGACTTGATATCTCCTTTGGTAATCACTGAAACCGGAAATCTGTTGCCAATCTCTTATGACCTGGATTCCCGATTCAGTTTGGGTAATATCTGCCAGCACTCCAATCAATTTAGCTTTAGCCGATGGCATATTGAGCGAATAGAAACGGCTCGTGGAAGATGTCAAAAAGCGCCAGCATCAACTTATTACGCTGAATTGACTAGCGCTTTCAATGAGTTAGGGAATGAAGAAATTGGAGTGATAGCCTGA
- a CDS encoding Dyp-type peroxidase, whose product MSDQIQEGIHFRSGESPPPHFSVVFLNVVGSPQTLDVQACLEKIWETLTELKTGQVHDLPGTTVDPSGLTVLIGFGSRFFDSLSKDSIRPSELRPFRKPRVGGGGPISLGAGLSFDSDVAENPADCDLAIQFTGETALSVRRAVVETWKAIDRFQDSFNKPAPLRLNASFNGFGREDRRSWIDFFDGTSNLRSEQRLGAIEIKERSGDAPDNWKENGTYLCYMRIAVDISSWQKLSRSQKEQLVGRDMVSGCPLVADANGGIQPISGCPANAGGTVEDGQNERFRFAPRPAFDATLRSSHIHRANQGRSTPADPESRLVYRQGYEFLEGIDAKGCPQLGLNFISFQDTPERILGMLKIPGWLGRVNFGGDPNNQLPGMANLLRVRAAGFFVVPPRKADDSLPASELFI is encoded by the coding sequence ATGAGTGATCAGATACAGGAGGGAATTCACTTCAGGAGTGGGGAATCGCCCCCCCCGCATTTTTCCGTTGTGTTTTTGAATGTCGTTGGTTCACCACAGACCCTTGATGTTCAAGCCTGTCTCGAGAAAATCTGGGAAACGCTCACCGAATTAAAGACTGGACAAGTCCATGATTTGCCTGGGACAACCGTTGACCCTAGTGGGTTAACCGTTCTTATTGGCTTTGGCAGCAGATTTTTCGACTCGCTCTCTAAAGACTCGATTCGACCTTCGGAGTTGCGCCCTTTTCGCAAGCCGAGAGTTGGTGGAGGAGGCCCGATCTCGTTAGGGGCAGGCTTAAGTTTTGATTCGGATGTAGCAGAGAATCCTGCTGATTGTGATTTAGCGATCCAATTCACCGGTGAGACTGCTCTGTCAGTTCGACGAGCGGTGGTAGAGACATGGAAAGCAATTGATCGTTTTCAAGATAGTTTCAATAAGCCCGCGCCACTGCGATTGAATGCTAGCTTCAATGGATTTGGCCGCGAAGATCGCAGAAGCTGGATTGATTTTTTCGATGGCACTTCAAATCTGCGTTCCGAGCAACGCCTTGGAGCCATAGAGATAAAGGAGAGGTCAGGAGACGCGCCGGATAACTGGAAAGAAAATGGAACGTACCTTTGTTACATGCGGATCGCCGTCGATATTTCTAGCTGGCAAAAACTCTCAAGATCACAAAAAGAGCAACTAGTTGGACGAGATATGGTTTCGGGATGCCCCTTAGTTGCCGATGCAAATGGCGGAATCCAGCCTATAAGCGGTTGTCCAGCGAATGCCGGTGGGACGGTCGAAGATGGCCAAAATGAACGATTTCGTTTTGCGCCCCGCCCTGCCTTTGATGCAACACTTCGATCTTCTCACATCCATAGGGCCAACCAAGGCCGTTCGACACCGGCAGATCCAGAGTCTAGATTGGTTTATCGCCAAGGATATGAATTCTTAGAAGGTATTGACGCAAAAGGTTGCCCGCAACTTGGGCTCAACTTCATCAGCTTTCAAGATACGCCTGAACGAATTTTGGGAATGCTCAAAATTCCAGGCTGGTTAGGTCGTGTGAATTTCGGAGGCGATCCAAACAATCAACTCCCGGGAATGGCCAATCTACTCAGAGTGCGCGCCGCGGGATTTTTTGTAGTTCCCCCTCGTAAAGCTGATGATAGTCTCCCCGCTTCTGAATTGTTTATCTAG
- a CDS encoding caspase family protein: MKDGPEVFAVGIDSYFSSDGSQNMDTSLMFAAEDAVKFAQNSRQYLDSNIQYLISDVRDSDIRPSRNNILSGLQKLGSTGKAHVPGIFYFSGHGIDTEGVFSFCPTDYRPEIPSDSSISIQTVVDTYSEKYPWSLILIDACRIAPEAGIQQNKLNLMPRTGFTVKDNLIIITACSHGQSALELSNVKTTKGSIFSIFFWDAVLDSLKNKQQLSVLELFTQIRDKVSIFTNEHFPDKPQVPCIYGPDYDRFHLISSSKLDGDCNQVG; encoded by the coding sequence ATGAAAGATGGGCCGGAAGTTTTTGCAGTAGGGATAGACTCGTATTTTTCATCTGATGGCAGCCAGAATATGGATACATCTCTTATGTTTGCTGCTGAGGACGCAGTAAAATTCGCTCAAAATTCCAGACAGTATCTTGATTCAAATATTCAATATCTAATATCTGATGTTCGAGATTCCGATATTCGCCCTAGTCGCAATAACATATTGTCTGGACTGCAAAAACTTGGCAGCACTGGCAAAGCGCATGTTCCAGGAATTTTTTACTTTTCAGGCCATGGCATCGATACGGAGGGTGTTTTTTCTTTTTGCCCGACAGATTATAGACCAGAAATTCCATCTGATTCCAGTATATCGATACAAACAGTGGTAGACACCTATTCCGAGAAATACCCTTGGAGCCTTATATTGATAGATGCGTGTCGAATTGCACCGGAAGCAGGCATTCAGCAAAATAAGTTAAATTTAATGCCTCGAACCGGATTTACGGTGAAAGACAATCTGATAATTATAACTGCTTGCTCACACGGCCAAAGCGCTTTGGAGTTAAGCAACGTTAAAACAACAAAAGGGAGTATCTTTTCCATATTTTTTTGGGATGCGGTGCTAGACTCATTAAAAAACAAACAACAATTGAGTGTGCTTGAATTGTTTACACAAATTAGGGATAAAGTTTCGATATTTACAAATGAACATTTTCCAGACAAACCGCAAGTGCCGTGCATATACGGACCTGACTATGATCGCTTCCATTTGATCTCAAGTTCAAAACTAGATGGAGACTGCAATCAAGTCGGCTGA
- a CDS encoding trypsin-like peptidase domain-containing protein, whose protein sequence is MSQALEKFSVEELRTILDARRYNRKFDDPVDWSIEKDQDHSSGVFCGIEDTVFTSLPIGQDDMPGISTEVIFSHLHKRQKALYGEDDRTEIVDVISEVHREAARSVAAVIKQNDIVAISDTQSSIGSTSLGVKRALAGKPLCSREPFKEQPSSAIGTAFLVEPNVVATAHHCINEQNIESVRLIFNFEIDSSGLAPSLVDAENIYAATEFMAGDYVEMGADWSLIKLDRPVEGRIPLTLRKNGRVPDSTPLYVIGHPLGLPKKFAGNAQVRINDQDDFFVANLDTFGGNSGSPVFNAQTNDVEGILVRGETDFAPQGDCFASLVCPVGGCRGEDCNRIEPIARIINN, encoded by the coding sequence ATGAGCCAAGCACTAGAAAAATTTAGTGTCGAGGAATTGCGTACAATTCTTGATGCAAGGCGATATAATAGGAAATTTGATGATCCCGTAGATTGGTCGATTGAAAAAGATCAAGACCACAGTAGTGGCGTGTTTTGCGGTATTGAAGATACTGTATTCACAAGCCTTCCCATTGGCCAAGATGATATGCCCGGCATATCAACGGAGGTAATTTTCAGTCATCTCCACAAACGTCAGAAAGCCCTGTATGGAGAAGATGATCGCACCGAAATTGTCGATGTGATATCTGAAGTTCATCGAGAAGCAGCAAGATCTGTCGCTGCAGTTATTAAACAAAACGACATTGTTGCCATCAGTGATACCCAATCCTCTATCGGTTCTACTAGTCTGGGCGTAAAACGCGCTCTTGCGGGCAAACCGCTGTGCAGCCGTGAACCGTTTAAAGAGCAACCTTCAAGTGCCATTGGGACAGCTTTTCTGGTTGAACCAAATGTCGTTGCAACCGCTCACCACTGCATAAATGAACAAAACATCGAGAGTGTAAGGTTGATTTTCAATTTTGAAATTGATTCCTCTGGGCTCGCGCCAAGTCTTGTCGATGCGGAGAACATTTATGCGGCCACCGAATTCATGGCTGGGGATTATGTTGAAATGGGAGCTGACTGGTCACTAATTAAACTCGACCGACCAGTGGAAGGTCGGATCCCTTTGACGCTTCGCAAAAATGGGCGAGTACCTGATAGTACACCACTTTACGTGATCGGTCATCCGCTGGGGCTTCCCAAAAAATTCGCTGGGAATGCGCAGGTCCGTATCAATGATCAAGATGATTTCTTCGTTGCCAATTTAGATACATTTGGTGGCAATTCGGGCTCTCCCGTTTTCAATGCACAAACGAACGACGTCGAAGGGATCTTGGTTCGAGGTGAAACGGATTTTGCTCCTCAAGGGGATTGTTTTGCATCGTTAGTGTGCCCCGTTGGCGGTTGTCGGGGCGAAGATTGCAACCGCATTGAGCCAATTGCTCGAATTATCAACAATTAA
- a CDS encoding protein-arginine deiminase family protein, with protein sequence MEKVTYITSIPGKYEYFSLEAATGQLEFDVTGDFQILAIRRSDGKPERLPKKQKIDVNLYFATDFVVQTKLGQPTVAEIEFSHIAGANDHSFKLKVIVATLMLDCDADRDGTVGLNEEGKANWTWGEEGRGAMVLVDNDRDPLVGGSNYLDEREPIEIRSLGIKSLPQGVELQLSTAAEGAMKFSIFRKDGVGVQKVIGRAPNEPIQDTLTTGIVSYSGEKLYIAAHEYPGPYFEGLILLNLELVDLNSGSRVVLAQDRIMMRVAPWIMTPNTQPAVKIYTTEITKNGDNSKFLKGLKSAVAAEGLVLEVIQEKDHRGDRWIQDEIEIGYTENHRGSLPVVFDSPRDRGLDDYPEMKMLGPDFGHFVVGGGVENSLDSFGNLEVSPPVVVAGEVFPLGRVIVGGRKDADFSHSSRQMMAEIRQFLYAQKVQFPFELFTDWLQVAHVDEIVCFVENETAAQGFKTLVASPRKTLSILEDLSTNGYGSEILFAGKKRESVTGHTAEVSVDQLLADKEFWKANEVFQGYMDDNVAILQKELGLAEADIVEIPVCFQDLRDDQNNLRRTLAFFPDMVNHLVHKDLSIVPKPYGPIIDGKCAFEEAFEDALPDRRMIFIDDWYSYHEKSGEVHCGTNALRKPFAVSKWWKLKPEGGYDIKTTGI encoded by the coding sequence ATGGAAAAAGTAACTTACATCACGAGTATCCCTGGAAAATATGAGTATTTCTCGCTCGAAGCAGCGACCGGTCAACTTGAATTCGATGTTACTGGTGATTTTCAAATACTTGCAATTCGCCGGTCAGATGGAAAACCCGAGCGGCTTCCTAAAAAACAGAAAATTGATGTAAATTTGTACTTTGCCACAGATTTCGTAGTTCAAACAAAATTAGGTCAGCCGACGGTTGCCGAAATTGAATTTTCTCACATAGCAGGGGCTAACGATCATTCATTTAAACTCAAGGTTATCGTTGCCACTCTAATGCTGGATTGCGATGCGGACCGAGATGGAACGGTAGGGCTAAATGAGGAGGGTAAGGCTAATTGGACCTGGGGCGAAGAAGGTCGCGGCGCTATGGTTCTGGTCGATAATGATCGGGATCCACTAGTTGGCGGGTCAAACTATTTAGACGAACGTGAGCCAATTGAAATTAGGTCACTGGGCATCAAATCGCTACCTCAAGGAGTTGAGCTCCAACTTAGCACGGCTGCTGAAGGCGCTATGAAATTCTCTATTTTTCGGAAGGATGGAGTTGGAGTTCAAAAGGTTATCGGTCGGGCACCAAACGAACCAATTCAAGATACACTCACTACTGGAATAGTAAGCTATAGCGGAGAAAAATTGTATATCGCTGCACATGAGTATCCAGGTCCATATTTTGAGGGACTGATATTGCTCAATCTCGAACTAGTTGACCTTAACAGTGGCAGTAGAGTGGTTCTTGCCCAAGATCGGATAATGATGCGTGTTGCGCCATGGATTATGACACCGAACACTCAACCAGCGGTAAAAATCTATACAACTGAGATAACGAAAAATGGAGATAATTCGAAATTCCTGAAGGGGTTGAAATCTGCTGTAGCGGCAGAGGGATTAGTTTTGGAAGTGATTCAAGAGAAAGATCATCGCGGTGATCGTTGGATTCAAGATGAGATCGAGATCGGTTACACTGAAAATCATCGAGGAAGCTTGCCCGTTGTTTTTGATAGTCCGAGAGATCGTGGACTAGATGACTACCCTGAAATGAAAATGCTTGGCCCAGATTTCGGCCACTTTGTCGTGGGCGGAGGGGTTGAAAATTCCCTGGATTCTTTCGGAAACTTAGAAGTTTCTCCCCCAGTGGTTGTTGCCGGGGAGGTTTTTCCGCTGGGTAGAGTTATTGTGGGTGGTCGAAAAGATGCAGATTTTTCCCACTCTTCTAGGCAGATGATGGCTGAAATTCGGCAGTTTCTTTATGCGCAGAAAGTACAGTTTCCCTTTGAATTGTTTACTGATTGGTTGCAAGTTGCCCATGTGGATGAGATTGTCTGTTTTGTTGAGAACGAAACTGCGGCTCAGGGGTTCAAGACGCTTGTAGCTAGTCCCCGAAAAACCCTCTCCATACTCGAGGATCTTTCAACAAATGGCTATGGAAGCGAGATTCTTTTTGCCGGAAAAAAGAGAGAAAGTGTTACCGGGCACACTGCTGAAGTATCCGTTGATCAACTACTTGCGGATAAAGAGTTTTGGAAAGCAAATGAGGTTTTCCAAGGCTACATGGATGACAATGTTGCAATTCTCCAGAAAGAACTCGGTCTTGCTGAAGCCGATATTGTAGAGATTCCCGTTTGCTTCCAAGATTTGCGGGATGACCAGAACAATCTAAGAAGAACTTTGGCTTTTTTCCCAGATATGGTTAACCATTTGGTACACAAGGACCTGAGTATTGTACCAAAACCATATGGTCCAATAATTGATGGCAAGTGTGCATTTGAAGAGGCATTCGAAGATGCACTACCGGATCGTCGCATGATCTTCATCGACGATTGGTACTCTTACCATGAAAAAAGTGGAGAGGTGCATTGCGGCACTAATGCGCTCAGGAAGCCATTTGCCGTATCAAAATGGTGGAAATTGAAGCCAGAAGGTGGATATGACATCAAAACTACTGGGATATAA
- a CDS encoding response regulator: protein MSGEILLVEDEKRSREATKGILEEEGFKVVTAVDKESALELFKKRCAHLSAAVIDLRLRRSRTDVSGSEVASTIKRMDPKIPTISLSAHSRKFPNFDFYFEKGSAVPAKRIEDNLDKIGSAIAEFESNKATLISTKLQEIKRKYLINDTDFQQLISLLPIPAVLEQALLAVHDATIGEAGGDHLDSNRHIRVIQTEHPKAHELGFRVPVPVIVEQNEQTAIAELYASPLVYAYGDSVTEALENLCESLAEYNLELAQEISDVNLSRDLTKFQSYLQSIFSHG from the coding sequence GTGAGCGGAGAGATATTACTTGTCGAAGACGAAAAGCGATCGCGAGAAGCAACAAAGGGAATTCTTGAAGAAGAAGGCTTCAAAGTCGTAACTGCAGTCGACAAAGAATCAGCGCTAGAACTGTTTAAAAAACGATGTGCTCATTTGTCTGCTGCGGTCATAGATCTTCGACTTCGTCGATCAAGAACTGATGTGTCAGGCTCTGAGGTCGCGTCGACAATTAAACGAATGGACCCCAAGATTCCGACGATCAGTCTGTCGGCTCATAGCAGAAAATTTCCCAATTTTGATTTTTATTTTGAGAAAGGTTCAGCGGTTCCTGCAAAACGTATCGAAGATAATTTAGACAAAATTGGTTCTGCAATCGCCGAGTTTGAATCCAACAAGGCAACTCTAATTTCTACGAAACTTCAAGAAATAAAAAGGAAGTATCTTATAAATGATACTGATTTCCAACAACTAATCAGTTTGTTGCCGATACCCGCGGTACTCGAGCAGGCTCTTCTTGCAGTTCATGACGCAACTATTGGGGAAGCTGGTGGAGATCATCTTGATTCGAACAGACACATTAGAGTGATCCAAACAGAGCATCCAAAAGCACATGAACTAGGCTTTCGAGTTCCGGTCCCTGTCATTGTGGAACAAAATGAACAAACAGCTATAGCTGAGCTCTATGCTTCGCCACTTGTATATGCCTATGGAGACTCAGTCACGGAGGCTTTAGAAAATTTGTGCGAAAGCCTTGCAGAATATAATTTGGAATTGGCACAAGAAATATCAGACGTAAATCTATCAAGAGATTTGACAAAATTTCAAAGCTATTTGCAAAGCATTTTTTCACATGGCTAG
- a CDS encoding recombinase family protein — protein MKRCYGYVRVSTVKQGEGVSLDAQKEAISDFARRNGFDIIEWFKETETAAKRGRPRFNAMLAALRRGKADAVIFHKIDRSARNFTDWGKVGDLIDAGIDVRFAHEDMDMRSRGGRLTADIQAVIAADYIRNLKDEIRKGINGRLKQGLYPWPAPIGYLNNGGGKPKTLDPKTAQLIREAFELYATGEHSFNSLLLEMRKRGLSGRQNVKLSMRGLETIINNPFYCGIIRIRSTGETFDGVHEPIIPVSLFEHVQQLKSDKCGKKVTRHNHIFQGLFRCGLCTGPMVPELQKGHVYYRCKRRECVTTSVREEIIEEQIRKLFEQIRLEENAIHRTMEQVDAWVNQRASGFVDPKNSILLAEAESKMERLTDALIDRLIDQETYSKRKTKIQFEITKLKQERAKASDLRQKAVKIREVAELAKSLGNAYDLANRTQKRQLVKIGSSNRHVIEKDVYLAPSNWVKRIEDMVLTFGGEPHGGDGRTAETDKLSNDFTKILLDVESLNTNT, from the coding sequence ATGAAACGATGCTACGGTTATGTCCGCGTCTCCACTGTCAAACAGGGGGAAGGAGTTTCTCTAGACGCACAAAAAGAAGCGATCAGCGACTTTGCCCGCCGCAATGGTTTTGACATTATCGAATGGTTCAAAGAAACTGAAACTGCCGCCAAGCGAGGCCGTCCGCGTTTCAATGCGATGCTTGCCGCCTTGCGCCGAGGCAAAGCAGACGCCGTGATTTTCCACAAGATTGATCGCTCTGCTCGTAACTTCACTGATTGGGGAAAAGTAGGTGATTTGATCGATGCCGGAATTGATGTACGTTTTGCCCACGAAGATATGGACATGCGCTCACGCGGCGGACGTCTCACAGCCGATATCCAGGCGGTCATTGCCGCTGATTATATTCGAAATCTCAAAGATGAAATCCGGAAGGGTATAAACGGCCGCCTCAAACAGGGGCTTTATCCATGGCCTGCGCCGATCGGCTACTTGAACAATGGTGGAGGCAAGCCAAAGACTCTTGATCCCAAGACCGCACAGTTAATTCGTGAAGCGTTCGAGCTTTACGCAACTGGAGAACATTCGTTTAACAGCTTGCTTCTTGAAATGCGCAAACGCGGTCTGAGCGGTCGCCAAAATGTCAAACTGTCAATGCGCGGACTTGAGACGATCATCAATAACCCCTTCTACTGCGGTATCATCAGAATAAGAAGCACCGGAGAAACTTTTGACGGAGTTCATGAACCGATTATTCCTGTGTCGCTTTTTGAGCATGTCCAGCAGTTAAAATCGGACAAATGCGGCAAGAAAGTCACGCGCCATAATCACATCTTTCAAGGTTTGTTTCGTTGCGGCTTATGCACCGGACCAATGGTACCTGAACTTCAGAAAGGCCATGTCTATTATCGCTGCAAACGCCGTGAATGTGTAACAACCTCGGTCCGCGAGGAAATCATTGAAGAACAAATTCGGAAACTATTCGAACAGATTCGATTGGAAGAAAACGCGATTCATAGAACCATGGAGCAGGTGGATGCGTGGGTAAACCAACGGGCGAGTGGGTTTGTTGATCCCAAGAATTCGATCTTACTGGCAGAGGCTGAAAGCAAAATGGAACGCTTAACCGATGCATTGATCGATCGTCTTATCGACCAGGAAACTTATTCTAAGCGAAAAACGAAGATCCAGTTTGAGATCACTAAACTGAAGCAGGAGCGAGCCAAGGCCTCTGATTTACGTCAGAAAGCGGTAAAAATTCGAGAAGTGGCCGAACTCGCAAAAAGCCTTGGGAATGCATATGATTTGGCAAATCGGACTCAGAAACGTCAATTGGTCAAAATCGGATCGTCGAACCGTCATGTCATCGAAAAAGACGTCTATTTAGCACCCTCAAATTGGGTAAAGAGAATAGAAGATATGGTGCTTACCTTCGGTGGTGAACCGCATGGGGGTGATGGCCGAACCGCAGAAACAGACAAGTTGTCTAATGATTTCACTAAAATATTATTGGATGTAGAATCGCTTAATACAAATACCTGA
- a CDS encoding type IV secretory system conjugative DNA transfer family protein, with the protein MTPICAPLQKTDSPPHNIGMHHKPNTVTQLGLAYHRYGDRRFGIYQADRLHHLYIIGQTGTGKSTLLGNLVRQDVSQQHGFCLIDPHGDLASALADELGDHAIYWSIADENSPYGYNPLTRSSAQLRPLIAAGLIETLKKQWADSWGARMEHLLRYAALALLEQPSADISEIVPLFVDKDFRRSVVAKVTDEQVRAFWTQEYPKMNYATSIDGVSPIANKLGAFLANPRIRRALCTPEKPLRFRKIMDDGQALIVNLAKGKIGASSANVLGGLIAANIMHAAFSRHDIAESQRRPFFLYVDEFHSLTSTAFADLLPEARKYALGLVLSHQHIGQTDRDIFDAIIGNVGSIMAFRVGARDAGVLAKQLDGLSPINLQRMPNYHCSVQLMVGGQKSRIFSARTSF; encoded by the coding sequence GTGACACCGATATGCGCGCCTCTACAGAAAACGGACTCTCCGCCTCACAATATCGGCATGCATCATAAACCCAATACGGTGACGCAGCTTGGTCTCGCCTATCATCGCTATGGTGATCGCCGCTTTGGTATCTATCAAGCCGACCGGCTTCATCATCTTTATATCATTGGCCAGACTGGAACCGGAAAATCCACTTTGCTCGGCAATCTGGTGCGTCAGGATGTGAGCCAGCAGCACGGCTTTTGCCTGATCGACCCGCATGGCGATTTGGCATCGGCGCTGGCAGACGAATTAGGCGATCATGCTATTTACTGGTCTATTGCCGATGAAAATTCACCCTATGGCTATAATCCGCTCACTCGTTCGTCGGCTCAATTGCGCCCGCTAATCGCTGCGGGATTGATCGAAACCCTCAAGAAGCAATGGGCCGATAGTTGGGGTGCGCGCATGGAGCACCTATTGCGCTATGCCGCACTGGCGCTTCTGGAACAGCCCAGCGCAGACATCAGCGAAATCGTACCGCTATTCGTTGATAAGGATTTTCGGCGCTCCGTTGTGGCAAAGGTTACTGACGAGCAAGTCCGTGCTTTCTGGACCCAAGAATATCCCAAAATGAACTATGCTACTTCCATCGATGGTGTCTCACCAATTGCGAACAAGCTTGGCGCTTTTCTTGCCAATCCTCGCATCCGCCGCGCTTTATGTACGCCTGAAAAACCGCTGCGATTTCGAAAGATTATGGACGATGGTCAGGCGCTGATCGTCAATCTCGCAAAAGGCAAAATTGGAGCAAGCAGCGCCAATGTGCTCGGTGGTCTCATCGCCGCTAACATAATGCATGCCGCTTTCTCACGCCATGACATAGCCGAAAGCCAGCGCCGACCTTTCTTTCTTTACGTCGATGAATTTCACTCGCTTACTTCCACCGCCTTCGCCGATCTGCTTCCCGAAGCCCGTAAATATGCGCTGGGTCTAGTTTTATCTCACCAGCATATTGGACAGACCGATCGCGATATTTTTGATGCGATTATCGGCAATGTCGGCAGCATCATGGCTTTTCGGGTGGGAGCGAGAGATGCAGGAGTTCTTGCCAAGCAACTGGATGGTCTGTCGCCAATCAATTTGCAGAGAATGCCAAACTATCACTGTTCCGTGCAGTTGATGGTTGGCGGTCAAAAGAGCCGGATATTTTCTGCCCGGACGTCATTCTAG